A genomic window from Lotus japonicus ecotype B-129 chromosome 1, LjGifu_v1.2 includes:
- the LOC130734289 gene encoding phosphatidylinositol 4-phosphate 5-kinase 1-like: MRETALACEDLADDVVSTTKKNKPEPEKEDREKPSPVAVAGRSRSQGAGTRRVTPASVTAVSGTGSAVERVLPNGDFYAGSFSGTVPHGSGKYLWTDGCMYEGEWKRGKASGKGKFSWPSGATYEGEFKSGRMEGFGTFVGSDGDTYRGSWSSDRKNGFGVKRYANGDVYEGWWKRNLQDGHGRYVWRNGSVYVGEWRNGVVSGKGKFEPAEGLVKVKSGGGLWGGDDFALAMRKRSSVDTVSGRGSVNEKSFPRICIWESEGEAGDITCDIIDNVEASMFYRDGTVSDRDDGLLFRKNPCCFPSDVKRPGQMISKGHKNYELMLNLQLGIRYSVGKEASKLRMLKSSDFDPKEKFWTRFPPEGTKLTPPHQTAEFRWKDYCPVVFRHLRKLFQVDPADYMLAICGNAALRELSSPGKSGSIFYLTHDDRFMIKTVKKSEVKVLLRMLRSYYQHVSRYENSFVTKFYGVHCVKPIGGQKIRFIVMGNLFCSEYPIHRRFDLKGSSHGRTTDKPEEEIDETTTLKDLDLNFVFRVQKSLFQDLIKQIERDCEFLEAERIMDYSLLVGLHFRDDNTCDKMGLSPFLLRTGARDSYQSEKFMRGYRFLEAELQDRDRVKSGRKSLIRPGANMPARAERMARRSDFDQYNTVGISHLAPYCSGETYDVVLYFGIIDILQDYDISKKLEHAYKSLQVDPTSISAVDPKLYSRRFRDFIGRIFIEDW; the protein is encoded by the exons ATGCGTGAGACGGCACTCGCGTGTGAAGACCTCGCCGACGACGTGGTCTCAACCACGAAGAAGAACAAGCCGGAGCCGGAGAAGGAGGACCGGGAGAAGCCATCTCCGGTGGCGGTCGCCGGGAGGAGCAGGTCTCAGGGAGCAGGAACCCGGAGAGTGACGCCGGCGAGCGTGACGGCGGTTTCCGGCACCGGATCCGCGGTGGAGAGGGTGCTCCCGAACGGAGATTTCTACGCCGGGAGCTTCTCCGGCACCGTCCCTCACGGATCCGGGAAGTATCTGTGGACGGACGGGTGCATGTACGAGGGGGAATGGAAGCGCGGTAAGGCCTCCGGGAAGGGGAAATTCTCGTGGCCCTCCGGCGCCACCTACGAGGGGGAGTTCAAGTCGGGTCGGATGGAAGGATTCGGAACGTTTGTCGGGTCCGACGGCGACACCTACCGCGGGTCGTGGAGCTCCGACAGGAAGAACGGGTTCGGCGTGAAGCGATACGCGAACGGGGATGTGTATGAAGGGTGGTGGAAGCGGAATCTGCAAGACGGGCATGGCCGTTACGTGTGGCGGAACGGCAGCGTCTACGTCGGAGAGTGGCGGAACGGTGTCGTTTCCGGGAAGGGGAAGTTTGAGCCAGCTGAAGGGTTGGTGAAGGTGAAGAGTGGTGGTGGGTTGTGGGGTGGTGACGATTTTGCCCTTGCGATGAGGAAACGGTCTTCGGTGGATACTGTTAGCGGGAGAGGGAGTGTGAATGAGAAGAGCTTTCCGAGGATTTGCATTTGGGAATCGGAGGGTGAAGCTGGTGATATCACATGTGATATCATTGATAATGTGGAAGCTTCGATGTTCTATAGGGATGGTACTGTTTCGGATCGTGATGATGGGTTGTTGTTTAGGAAGAACCCTTGTTGTTTCCCTTCGGATGTGAAGAGACCTGGTCAAATGATATCCAAGGGGCATAAGAATTATGAGCTGATGCTTAATCTGCAGTTGGGGATaag GTACTCTGTTGGGAAGGAAGCATCGAAGTTGCGAATGCTTAAATCGAGTGATTTCGATCCCAAGGAGAAGTTCTGGACCAGGTTTCCACCTGAAGGAACCAAGCTTACACCGCCCCATCAAACCGCTGAATTccggtggaaggattattgccCTGTGGTTTTTAG ACATTTGAGGAAGCTGTTTCAAGTGGATCCTGCTGATTACATGCTGGCTATATGTGGGAATGCTGCTCTCAGGGAGCTTTCCTCTCCTGGTAAAAGTGGAAGCATCTTCTACTTGACCCACGATGATAGGTTCATGATAAAGACAGTGAAGAAATCTGAAGTCAAG GTGCTTTTACGGATGCTTCGAAGTTATTACCAGCATGTGTCTAGATATGAGAATTCATTTGTGACAAAGTTCTATGGGGTACACTGTGTCAAACCAATTGGAGGCCAGAAG ATCCGGTTCATTGTGATGGGTAATCTTTTCTGCTCTGAATACCCAATTCATAGACGATTTGATTTGAAAGGATCTTCACATGGCCGTACAACTGATAAACCTGAGGAGGAGATTGATGAAACTACCACCCTCAAGGACCTTGATCTCAATTTTGTGTTTCGTGTACAGAAAAGTTTGTTCCAGGACCTTATCAA ACAGATTGAGCGGGATTGCGAGTTCTTGGAAGCTGAGAGAATTATGGATTACAGTCTTTTGGTTGGCCTTCATTTTCGTGATGATAATACATGTGACAAGATGGGATTGTCACCTTTTCTTTTACGCACTG GCGCTCGGGATTCTTATCAGAGTGAGAAATTCATGCGTGGTTATCGCTTTCTTGAAGCTGAGCTGCAAGATAGGGATCGAGTTAAATCTGGAAG GAAGTCATTAATTAGGCCAGGAGCCAATATGCCCGCAAGAGCAGAACGAATGGCACGAAGGAGTGATTTTGATCAATACAACACTGTTGGAATCAGCCATTTGGCCCCATATTGCAGTGGGGAAACTTATGATGTCGTTCTGTACTTCGGCATTATCGACATTTTGCAAGATTATGATATCAGCAAGAAGCTTGAGCATGCCTACAAGTCCTTACAGGTTGACCCCACTTCAATTTCTGCTGTTGATCCAAAGCTCTACTCGAGGAGGTTTCGTGATTTTATCGGGAGAATATTCATTGAAGACTGGTAG